A single genomic interval of Arachis duranensis cultivar V14167 chromosome 7, aradu.V14167.gnm2.J7QH, whole genome shotgun sequence harbors:
- the LOC110273594 gene encoding uncharacterized protein LOC110273594 has translation MLCIYCEKLIRGGGINRVKHHLAGKGEDIEACRKVPTVVRHQFNQNIEDLRTKKRKTQEEYAESYNACDEFEREFDEIERNEMRQQQASRIPAPSSRKRVGKQLKGLQSFFPPAATLGAQPTIKSVLQSKEIVEKCDIAIARLMMDASLSFNAVNSAYYQPMIDAIANMGAGYKGPNYQRVRGYLLSKLVEDGKKMIEDYRVIWKQIGFFLKSIDASHISKTAEASFKLLRDVVLFVGPKNVVHIVTDNAANYVAAGRLLESEFPRLYWSLSATHCINLILQDIGKLVEVSETMSQASIITKFIYNHCHPLYLMRKFTGGREMLHPAPTRFATNFIALQSILAQKDTLRA, from the exons ATGTTATGTATTTATTGCGAGAAGCTTATTAGGGGTGGAGGAATTAACCGGGTTAAGCATCATTTGGCTGGAAAAGGCGAAGATATTGAGGCATGTCGAAAGGTGCCAACTGTGGTGAGACACCAATTCAATCAAAACATTGAAGATCTTCGaaccaagaaaaggaaaactcaAGAAGAATATGCAGAAAGTTATAATGCTTGTGATGAATTTGAAAGGGAATTTGATGAGATTGAACGTAATGAGATGCGACAACAACAAGCATCAAGAATTCCAGCACCTAGCTCTAGAAAGAGAGTTGGAAAACAACTCAAGGGATTACAATCCTTTTTTCCACCGGCAGCAACACTTGGAGCTCAACCAACTATCAAAAGTGTTCTCCAAAGCAAAGAAATTGTGGAAAAGTGTGATATTGCTATTGCAAGATTGATGATGGATGCCTCTCTGTCATTCAATGCGGTTAATTCAGCTTATTATCAGCCGATGATCGATGCTATTGCAAACATGGGTGCAGGGTATAAAGGGCCAAATTATCAAAGAGTTCGTGGATATTTGTTGAGTAAATTGGTTGAAGATGGAAAGAAGATGATTGAAGATTATCGTGTGATTTGGAAACAAATTGGAT TTTTTCTAAAGTCAATTGATGCTTCTCATATCTCGAAAACTGCTGAGGCTTCATTTAAGTTGCTTAGGGATGTTGTGTTATTTGTTGGTCCTAAGAATGTTGTACATATAGTGACGGATAATGCTGCAAATTACGTTGCTGCTGGAAGGTTGTTGGAATCGGAGTTTCCTAGATTGTATTGGTCTCTTTCTGCGACACATTGTATTAATCTGATATTGCAGGATATTGGAAAGTTAGTGGAAGTGAGTGAAACTATGTCACAAGCTTCAATTATTACGAAGTTTATCTATAATCACTGCCATCCTTTGTACTTGATGAGAAAGTTCACAGGCGGACGAGAAATGCTTCATCCAGCTCCAACTCGATTCGCCACTAATTTCATTGCTTTGCAAAGTATTTTGGCTCAAAAGGATACATTGAGagcttga